CCCCGAATTGAGCGGCGACGTCCTCCAGCGGGTCCTGGGTGAGCGTCGAGAGGACCAGGGGCACGCCGGTGCGCGCTGCGGCCTGAGCGCCGGTCAGATCCCCGTGGCCGTCCTGGCCACAGATTCCGAGCACGCCGATGGGCGCCATGAACAACGGCGACGGCAGCTTCACACCGAACAGGTCGACCGACAGATCCCGCTCCCGTTGGGCGTTGAGCATCCGTGGAATGAGACCCCACCGATCGAACGCGGTGCGGTTGACCCGTTGGGTACGTTCGTCACCCGCTCCGCCTGCGACGTAGGACCAGATCGACGCGGGCATCGCGTGCTGGGCCTTGCTCTCCAGCGTGGCATAGTCCATCGGCATGGTCGGCAGCACGCCGGACAAGCCCTGCAGGTAGATCTCAAGCTGATAGTCGCCGTAGGCCATGACGGCTACTTTGCCAGCTTGCGCTCAAGCGGTGGCCTCAGCCTCGGCTTTTGCCAGTTCGGCCTTCCACTGCCGGAAGGTCTCCTCGGTGCGTCCGCGCCGCCAGTATCCCGAGATCGACGCCGCCCACTTTGCCTCGATCCCACGTTCCTTGCGGATGTAGGGCCGCAGGTTGTGCATGACCGCTTGCGCCTCGCCGTGGATGAACACCTGCACCTGACCGGGCAGCCACGGCGTCTCCTTGACCGCGTCGATCAGCGGTGCGTGGTCACCCGCACGGTCCTCTGGTACCAGGTCGGCCCGGCCACCGCGGTAGATCCACTTGATCTCGACGCCGGCGGGCGCCTTGAGTTCGAGTTCGTCGTCTGGGCCTGCGACCTCGATGAGAACGTTGCCGATCGCGTTGTCCGGCAATGCCTCCAGCGCGGTGCTGATCGCGGGGATGGCTGCCTCGTCACCAGCGAACAAGTACCAGTCAGCCGCCGGGTCAGGTGAGAATGCGCCACCCGGTCCCATCAGATAGGCCGGTTGCCCCGGTGTCGCCGCGGCTGCCCACGGCCCCGCGATGCCGAGTTCGCCGTGCACGACGAAGTCGACGCTGATCTCACCGCGCTGCTCGTCCACATCGCGGACGGTGTAGGTGCGCACGGTCGGCCGCTGCGCCTCGGGAAGATCTTGAAAACTGTCCAGCGTCAGTGGTTGTGGCAGCGCGCTGACGTCGACGCCCTCGGGAACGATGACGAACTTGACGTAGGAATCGGTGAACTCGCTGGGCTTGAACGTGCCGAAACCGGTGCCACCTCCCTGGTTGTTGCCGCCCAGCACCAGCCTGACCATGTGTGGTGTCAACTCTTCACGACGCACCACCGAGAAGGTGTGTATGGGTCGTCCTGCCATTCCGCCCCTCCAAAACTCATCTGTCGGCCCGCAACCGACTCATTTGTCGGCCCGCCTCCGTCGACCTCACCGACTATACGGAGACGTTCGGGCGGTAGGTCGCCTACCGGTGGGGATGGACGATTGTCAGCCCCGCCAAACGTGATCCTCATGCAGGTGTTGTCGGGCATTCCTGGTAGTCGGCGAATACGAAATCGTCGGTGATCGCTGGTGCGCGCATCGCCGCGCTCTGGAGGAACCGGTTCTGAACAGCCCTGCTCGCCAAGAGTCTCTGCGCCACGTGCGTTACGTGGACTCCCCACCGACTTCGCGGATGCAGCAACCGTATGCGGCGAGGACTCAACTGGTTCTGCGCCCTCTCGACATAGGGCCGCATGAGCCTTTCATACGCCGCGAAGGCTTGCACATGATCCGCACCGCGTTTGATCTCGCCGGCCAGGGTATACGCCGCGACCAGAGCCAACGCCGTGCCCGATCCGGTGAACGGAGTAGGACAAAACGCGGCATCGCCGAGCAGCACAAAACGTCTCTGCGACCACCTTGCGCATTTCACCTGGCTCATCGGCCCGAAATAGAGATCGTCGATCGATTCCAAATCCGAGAGGATTCGGTCGGCCACCGTGCCGCGACCGATCAGCGCCCCGCTCAGCGTCGCCTTTTTGTCGCGCGCGTCGCTGTGCATGTCGCCATCATCTCTGAGAAAAGTGACCAGCGCCGTGGTCTCGGTCTCGTTTCCCGGGCGCAACGTGATGAATGTTCCGCCGATGCCGTTCACCGTGCGGGCCCATTTGTCGTCGCCGGGCCGGCGGGGAATCTTGAAGAACGCCATATATGCTCCCAGGTACCGCAACCTGGCTTGCAGCGGCATCACCATTTCCCTGGTCGATGAATGGAATCCCTCGGCGCAAATCACGAGCTCGAAGTCTTCGGTCTCGTCGTTGTCGAAGGTGACAGATACGCAGTGCGGTTTCTGCTCGAGCGCGGTGACGGATCGTCCGAAGCGGTATTCACAGCCGTCTCTCGTCACGTCGTAAAGAACCTGGGCGAAATCGCCTCGCAAGATTTCGAAATCGTTTGTCAACGTTCCCAGCGAACCCTTTGGTAAAACCACGATCACCCTACCAGTGGCGTCGAGATATTTCTGGCCACATTCCCCGGTGTTCTTGGCTTCGATATTTTCCGACAGCCCCATTCTGCTGATGACAGTTTGTCCGGCACCCTTGATATCGACGTTTTGTCCACCGTCCCTCAACTCGTTCGCTTTTTCGACAACGACAGTGGAGTAGCCGTACTTCTGGAGCCAGAAGGCACACGTCGGGCCCGCGACACCACCACCACAGATCAGGATTCTTCGAGTTGCTTGCACGGCTTCAACTTTCGTCGCGCCCGTACGTTGACCCCAACCGGTAGGCGGACATCCGATACGGAAAAGCCGCCAACATGCCGATCCCGATTCGCCGGACGGTTATGCGCCGTCGCGAAGACCAGATTGGTAGCGGCCTGGGGTCTGGCCCACGATGGCGGTGAACGCCTCGATGAAACTTGCCGGATTTGACCACCCGCACGCGGAGGCGGTGTCGGTGACAGTGTGACCCGCGGTCAGGTGAACCAGGGCGTGGTGAATCCGCAAGGTCGTGCGCCAGCGGTGAAAGCTCATGCCGAGCTCGTCGTGGAACAACCGACTCAGAGTTCGTTCGCTTGCTCCCGCGGCACGGCCCAACTGTGCAAGGGTCGTGGTCTGGGCAGGATCGTCTCGCAGCCGGTCGGTGACCGACTTGAGCCGGTCATCACTCGGATCGGGGAGGTGCAGTGACTGCTCAGGACTCTCTACGAGTTCGTCGATCACCACGGCGCGCAGCCGCTCGTGCGCACCGGGGCGACGTTCTGGCCGACCGGTCAACGTCAGAAGAACCTCTCGCAGTAGCGGGCTCACGGTGTACGCACTGGGATGTGCCGCCATGGCGCTGCACAAGTCGACAGGGATCACGACGACGCGCGCGTCGGTTCGGCCGTAAATCCGATGCGAGTGAACAAATCCCGGTGGCGTCCACGTTGCCCGATTGGCCAGCGCAACCCAGGTCCCTCGTTCAGTCGTGGTCGCCAGAACGCCGGAGGCTGCGTACACCAACTGACCGCTGGTATGTGAGTGGGCCTCGATGTGGAACCCATGCGCGAGCCAACCGGAACCGTCAGCTGCCGCGGCCCCGTTGGGCGGCCGCGCGCGAAGTTCGGCCATGGCCTGACTTTAAGCCTCACGTGGATACCGCGAGCGGCCTACCGCCGCCTGGTCAACCGCCACGATCCCGCCTCCCCGGCCACCAGACCAGCGATTTCGAGCATCGCCAGCGGCCCCAGAACGTGCTGCGGCGCGATCCCGGCCGCAACCGCGATCTCATCGACGGTCATCGCGCCACGCGCAGGCAACGCGTCATAGACCTGCTTCTCCCCTTCGCTCAGTCCGTCGAACCGCCCGGCCGGACGCGGTTCATCCGGGGCCAGCTCGCCGATATGGCCCACCAGCTCCACCACCTCCGCCGCGCGCGTCACCAGATGCGCGTCAGCACGTAGCAGCGCGTGGCATCCCGCCGACGCCGCCGAGGTCACCGGCCCGGGCACCGCACAGACCGACCGCCCGATCCTCCTCGCCCACGCCGCAGTGTTGGCCGCCCCGCTGCGCAGACCCGCCTCCACCACCACCGTCGCCCCCGACAGCGCGGCGACGAGTCGGTTGCGGGTGAGAAACCGCAGCCGCCCAGGAGGGACACCCGGTGGATATTCACTGAGCAGCAGGCAGTCCTCGCTGATGCGCCGGAACAGCGCGGTGTGCCCGGCGGGATACGGGTTGTCGATGCCACCGGCCACCACGGCGACAGTGATGCCTTCGCTCGCCAACGCCGCACGATGGGCGGCGCCGTCAACCCCATACGCGCCACCGGACACCACGGTGACATCGCGCTCGACCAGCCCGGCGGCGAGCTCACCGGTGACATGCTCACCGTAGGCGGTCGCCGCGCGCGTGCCGACAAGTGCGGCCGCGCGATCGACGGCGTCGTCGAGCAGTACCGGACCGATCGCCCACAGCACCAACGGCGCCTTACCCGTGCGCTTCGTCAACCGGTCCAACGCATCGAACGCCAACTGCGGCCACTCGTCGTCATCGGGCGTGATCAACCGCCCGCCCAGCCGGTCGAGCACTTCGAGATCACGTTCTGCACAATCGCTTTCGCGCCGGGCGTCGACCCAGCGCAACAGTTCAGGTGCCACCTTGCCTGACTTCACCCGTGCCGCGGCCTCCACGGGACCGTGTTGTGCGACCAACGCCGCGAGTTCCGGGCACGGCGGCTCCGCCACGCGTGACAGGTAGGCCCACGCCCTGCGTACCTCGTCGCTCATCCCACACCCCCGGCCTGCCGGAAACTCAACGCCGCCGACACATCCTCGACCGTCGGCGACGTTCGCCCGGCCAGATCCGCAAGCGTCCACGCGACGCGCAGACAGCGGTCGGCCCCCCTGATGCTGATCGCTCCGCGGTCCAACGCGACCCGCAACGGCGCCATGGTGTTCTTGGAGAGCCGGAAGTTGCGGCGCAGCAGCGGCCCGGCGACCTCGGCGTTGGTCCGGATGCCGTACGGTTTCCAGCGCTCCTCGGCCGCACCACGGGCCGCAGCGACCCGTGCGCGCACCTGCGCCGACGATTCGCCGGCCTCCGGCGCGAACGCCCCGGCGCTGACCGGATGCAACTCCACCCGCAGGTCCACCCGGTCCACCAACGGCCCCGACAACTTTCCCCGATACCGCAGCCGGGCCTGCGCCGAGCAGATGCAGTCGGCCGGATTGGGCGGCGCGCACGGGCAGGGGTTCGCGGCGAGCACGAGTTGGAAGCGGGCCGGATAGCAGGCGACCCCGTCGCGACGAGCCAGTCGAATCTCCCCGTCCTCCAACGGTGTCCGCAACGCCTCCAGCGCGCGGGCACCCATCTCGGCGAACTCGTCGAGGAACAGCACACCGCGGTGCGCGCGGCTGACCGCACCGGGGCGCGCCATCCCGGTTCCGCCACCGACCAGGGAGGCGACGCTCGAGGTGTGATGCGGCGCGACGAAGGGCGGCACCGTGATCAGAGGGGTATCCCCCGACAACAACCCGGCCACTGAATGGATCGCGGTCACCTCAAGGGCCTCTTCATGCGACAGCTTCGGCAACAGCCCTGGAAGGCGTTGTGCCAACATTGTTTTCCCTATTCCCGGCGGGCCCGTGAGCATGAGATGATGCGCACCGGCGGCAGCCACCTCGATGGCATGGCGCGCCTGGAACTGACCGACCACATCGGCGAGATCCGGTGCCGGGTCGGGCCCGCGCGAAGCAGGCGTGACGCGGCCGTGCAACTCGGCCTTGCCGTCCAGCCACGACTTCAATTGCCCCAGCGTGCGCACACCCCAGACGTCGATGCCGTCGATCAGACTCGCTTCGGCCAGGTTGTCGACCGGCACCACCACCGACGGCCATCCCTCACGCTTGGCGGACAACACCGCGGGCAACACACCGGTCACCGGGCGCACCCGTCCGTCGAGCGCGAGTTCACCCAGAAGCACCGTCTTCTCCAGCCGCGCCCACGCCGTCTTGGTGTGCGCGGACAACACTGCCGACGCCAAGGCCAGGTCATACACGGAACCGACCTTGCGCAGCGTCGCAGGCGACAGGGCCAGCGTCAACCGCGACATCGGCCAGGAACTCCCGCAGTTCGTGATCGCCGCGCGCACCCGATCCCGCGACTCCTGCAGCGCGGCGTCGGGCAATCCCACCAGATGGACGCCGGGCAACCCGGACGTGATGTCGGCCTCGATCTCGACCATCACCCCGTCCAACCCACGCACAGCCACGGAAAACGCTCTGCCCAAACCCATCTCAACCCACCCCCGCCAGGTGGACGATCTCGGGTTCGCGACGCCGGCCCACCCGCACTCCGATGACGTCGATCCGCAGCGCCGCCCAGTGCATGTCCTGCTCGGACAGCCAGATCGCGGCGAGCCGACGGATCCGGCGCACCTTCTGATGCGTCACCGCCTCGGCCAACCCGCCGAAACCGTCACCGCTGCGGGTCTTCACCTCGACGAACACCACAGTGCGGGTGGCCGCGTCCTCAGCGACGATGTCCAACTCGCCGTACCGGCACCGCCAATTGCGGGCCAGCGTCTGCAATCCCAGAGCCGCCAGATGGTCGACGGCAACCTGTTC
This genomic window from Mycolicibacterium goodii contains:
- a CDS encoding YraN family protein; the encoded protein is MSSLTRAELGALGEQVAVDHLAALGLQTLARNWRCRYGELDIVAEDAATRTVVFVEVKTRSGDGFGGLAEAVTHQKVRRIRRLAAIWLSEQDMHWAALRIDVIGVRVGRRREPEIVHLAGVG
- the dprA gene encoding DNA-processing protein DprA, translated to MSDEVRRAWAYLSRVAEPPCPELAALVAQHGPVEAAARVKSGKVAPELLRWVDARRESDCAERDLEVLDRLGGRLITPDDDEWPQLAFDALDRLTKRTGKAPLVLWAIGPVLLDDAVDRAAALVGTRAATAYGEHVTGELAAGLVERDVTVVSGGAYGVDGAAHRAALASEGITVAVVAGGIDNPYPAGHTALFRRISEDCLLLSEYPPGVPPGRLRFLTRNRLVAALSGATVVVEAGLRSGAANTAAWARRIGRSVCAVPGPVTSAASAGCHALLRADAHLVTRAAEVVELVGHIGELAPDEPRPAGRFDGLSEGEKQVYDALPARGAMTVDEIAVAAGIAPQHVLGPLAMLEIAGLVAGEAGSWRLTRRR
- a CDS encoding siderophore-interacting protein codes for the protein MAGRPIHTFSVVRREELTPHMVRLVLGGNNQGGGTGFGTFKPSEFTDSYVKFVIVPEGVDVSALPQPLTLDSFQDLPEAQRPTVRTYTVRDVDEQRGEISVDFVVHGELGIAGPWAAAATPGQPAYLMGPGGAFSPDPAADWYLFAGDEAAIPAISTALEALPDNAIGNVLIEVAGPDDELELKAPAGVEIKWIYRGGRADLVPEDRAGDHAPLIDAVKETPWLPGQVQVFIHGEAQAVMHNLRPYIRKERGIEAKWAASISGYWRRGRTEETFRQWKAELAKAEAEATA
- a CDS encoding YifB family Mg chelatase-like AAA ATPase, producing MGLGRAFSVAVRGLDGVMVEIEADITSGLPGVHLVGLPDAALQESRDRVRAAITNCGSSWPMSRLTLALSPATLRKVGSVYDLALASAVLSAHTKTAWARLEKTVLLGELALDGRVRPVTGVLPAVLSAKREGWPSVVVPVDNLAEASLIDGIDVWGVRTLGQLKSWLDGKAELHGRVTPASRGPDPAPDLADVVGQFQARHAIEVAAAGAHHLMLTGPPGIGKTMLAQRLPGLLPKLSHEEALEVTAIHSVAGLLSGDTPLITVPPFVAPHHTSSVASLVGGGTGMARPGAVSRAHRGVLFLDEFAEMGARALEALRTPLEDGEIRLARRDGVACYPARFQLVLAANPCPCAPPNPADCICSAQARLRYRGKLSGPLVDRVDLRVELHPVSAGAFAPEAGESSAQVRARVAAARGAAEERWKPYGIRTNAEVAGPLLRRNFRLSKNTMAPLRVALDRGAISIRGADRCLRVAWTLADLAGRTSPTVEDVSAALSFRQAGGVG
- a CDS encoding AraC family transcriptional regulator, producing MAELRARPPNGAAAADGSGWLAHGFHIEAHSHTSGQLVYAASGVLATTTERGTWVALANRATWTPPGFVHSHRIYGRTDARVVVIPVDLCSAMAAHPSAYTVSPLLREVLLTLTGRPERRPGAHERLRAVVIDELVESPEQSLHLPDPSDDRLKSVTDRLRDDPAQTTTLAQLGRAAGASERTLSRLFHDELGMSFHRWRTTLRIHHALVHLTAGHTVTDTASACGWSNPASFIEAFTAIVGQTPGRYQSGLRDGA
- a CDS encoding FAD-dependent monooxygenase; protein product: MQATRRILICGGGVAGPTCAFWLQKYGYSTVVVEKANELRDGGQNVDIKGAGQTVISRMGLSENIEAKNTGECGQKYLDATGRVIVVLPKGSLGTLTNDFEILRGDFAQVLYDVTRDGCEYRFGRSVTALEQKPHCVSVTFDNDETEDFELVICAEGFHSSTREMVMPLQARLRYLGAYMAFFKIPRRPGDDKWARTVNGIGGTFITLRPGNETETTALVTFLRDDGDMHSDARDKKATLSGALIGRGTVADRILSDLESIDDLYFGPMSQVKCARWSQRRFVLLGDAAFCPTPFTGSGTALALVAAYTLAGEIKRGADHVQAFAAYERLMRPYVERAQNQLSPRRIRLLHPRSRWGVHVTHVAQRLLASRAVQNRFLQSAAMRAPAITDDFVFADYQECPTTPA